One stretch of Roseimicrobium sp. ORNL1 DNA includes these proteins:
- a CDS encoding YoaK family protein produces MISKLPKWVGIGAWALAFVAGMINVVGFMSFEHQAVTHLTGTTSMLGAAIAEGRSRDVMGLGLVIVSFLAGAMLSGVIIQDSALRLGRRYGAVLVLESFLLCVAALLLKSHHTTGMYLAAGACGLQNAMATTYSGAVIRTTHLSGMFTDLGISLGHLLRGLPVEPRRLRISWIIISAFLAGGIGGATAFHWWSYNTLFIPAAVTGLAGMAYGIYRHTHR; encoded by the coding sequence ATGATCTCCAAGCTGCCGAAGTGGGTGGGCATCGGGGCGTGGGCCCTGGCGTTCGTGGCTGGCATGATCAATGTGGTGGGCTTCATGAGCTTCGAGCACCAGGCGGTGACGCATCTCACAGGCACAACCTCCATGCTGGGCGCCGCCATTGCGGAAGGGCGCAGTCGGGATGTGATGGGACTGGGGCTAGTGATCGTCTCCTTCCTGGCGGGAGCGATGCTGAGTGGGGTCATCATCCAGGACAGTGCGCTGCGGCTGGGGCGGAGGTATGGGGCAGTTTTGGTGCTGGAGTCGTTTCTCCTCTGTGTCGCTGCGCTTCTGCTGAAGTCGCATCACACCACCGGCATGTACCTGGCTGCGGGAGCCTGCGGTCTTCAGAACGCCATGGCCACCACCTACAGTGGGGCGGTGATTCGTACGACGCACCTCTCCGGCATGTTCACCGATCTGGGCATCTCGCTGGGGCATCTCTTGAGGGGCCTGCCCGTGGAGCCGCGACGCCTGCGCATTTCCTGGATCATCATCTCGGCCTTCCTCGCGGGCGGCATTGGCGGTGCAACCGCCTTCCACTGGTGGAGCTACAATACGCTTTTCATCCCTGCGGCGGTGACTGGACTGGCGGGCATGGCGTATGGCATCTATCGACATACCCACCGCTGA
- a CDS encoding LLM class flavin-dependent oxidoreductase produces MNAPPSIPIRTIPRAAEVSWFSALCSDDFQYLGVPDGSLRSSFEHCSSIVKKADELGYQNILLPSGFVPGQDALGFAFSMAVLTKQINQLVALRMGEVHPPMLARAISSLDHIAKGRLALNIISSDMPGLKESNEERYSRSDEIIQFLKQCWTQETVEFHGRFYDFHPLPTDPVKPYQQNGGPLLYFGGISPMAQALCAKHCDVFLMWPETTPLLTETMRGVATQAATHDRKIDFGLRIHVIVRETESEAREAARKLVSKLDDAKGLEIKSRSQDSKSAGVLRQDALREAADDEGYIEEHIWSGIGRARSGCGSAIVGDPDQVYAKLQSYMDLGMRSFILSGYPHLEECDLFAKYVLPRMQTCRLNEVQGRLPKETPVTPLTTGVRK; encoded by the coding sequence TTGAATGCTCCCCCCAGCATCCCGATAAGGACGATCCCACGTGCCGCGGAAGTGTCGTGGTTCTCTGCCCTGTGCTCCGATGATTTTCAGTATCTCGGCGTGCCGGACGGAAGTTTGAGAAGCAGCTTCGAGCATTGCTCGAGCATCGTAAAGAAGGCCGATGAGCTTGGCTATCAGAACATCCTCCTGCCCTCCGGCTTCGTGCCAGGACAGGATGCGCTGGGCTTCGCCTTCTCCATGGCGGTCCTGACAAAACAGATCAACCAGCTCGTGGCCCTGCGCATGGGTGAGGTGCACCCGCCCATGCTGGCACGCGCCATCTCGTCACTGGACCATATCGCGAAGGGTCGTCTCGCCCTGAACATCATCTCCAGCGACATGCCGGGGCTGAAGGAGTCCAACGAGGAGCGCTACTCGCGCAGTGATGAGATCATCCAGTTCCTGAAGCAGTGCTGGACGCAGGAGACTGTGGAGTTTCACGGGCGCTTCTATGACTTTCATCCGCTGCCCACGGATCCGGTGAAGCCGTATCAGCAGAACGGCGGACCGCTGCTGTACTTTGGCGGCATCTCCCCCATGGCCCAGGCGCTGTGTGCGAAGCACTGCGATGTGTTCCTGATGTGGCCGGAAACCACACCGCTGCTCACGGAAACGATGCGTGGAGTTGCCACTCAGGCTGCGACTCATGATAGGAAGATCGACTTCGGTCTGCGCATTCATGTGATTGTGCGTGAAACCGAAAGCGAAGCCCGCGAGGCCGCACGCAAGCTGGTCTCCAAGCTCGACGACGCGAAGGGTCTTGAGATCAAATCCCGATCTCAGGATAGCAAATCTGCCGGCGTGCTGCGTCAGGATGCCCTACGTGAAGCGGCCGATGACGAAGGTTACATCGAGGAACACATCTGGAGCGGCATCGGTCGCGCCCGCAGCGGTTGCGGCAGTGCCATCGTGGGTGACCCGGATCAGGTGTATGCGAAACTCCAGAGCTACATGGATCTCGGCATGCGTTCCTTCATTCTCAGTGGCTATCCGCATCTGGAGGAGTGCGACCTCTTCGCGAAGTACGTGCTGCCCCGCATGCAGACGTGCCGGCTGAATGAGGTGCAGGGAAGATTGCCGAAGGAGACACCGGTGACGCCGCTGACGACGGGGGTGAGGAAGTAG
- the recG gene encoding ATP-dependent DNA helicase RecG: protein MPASSPKSSLSLDAPLSDVPGLSTAISKALGKEGFATVGQLVLHMPSRHEDRRRMEFKGFSPSEVPVCHQVKVLSTRVMRFGGRRGGNFEAVVEAAQDNPMHQQLTLRWFGMPFLQKAIAVGMEMMVYGKIKQIKDRLVMGHPEYEVVKGDEEGEAEIHTGRIVPIYPLRGALKQKMLRAAIWHVLENFDERGMADLLPPPKAGGEFDGLGRAQALRTLHKPSEMQVLEQARRYLALEEFYILQLRVVRRRLRFKHTGGHALKPEGKLLERFLASLPFAFTGAQDRSLREIAADMAMPQPMNRLLHGDVGSGKTVVALAAMLIAVESGRQGALMAPTQILAEQHYQNALRLLEPLGMRVSLRTGDKKADGGALELFEFKTGSGSTSGSTQPHIFIGTHALLYGKNESALSKLGLVVIDEQHKFGVAQRARLIARGEAPDVLVMTATPIPRTLTLTMYGDLDVSTIDERPKERGKIITAVREVTKVDEVTKFVRTQIEEGRQCYIVYPLIEESEKLDAGAAVKGHAEWSERLSPHAVGLLHGRMDSDAKEVVMRRFRSGELKALVSTTVIEVGVDVPNATVMLIHDAARFGLAQIHQLRGRIGRGSHTSWCVLFIAKGDKEAKERLHLLEETHDGFRIAEEDLKRRGPGNVLGIAQSGQAPLLFGEMLADTRLITLARRLAERTLDQDPELEKPEHLRLRPLLGNVEEDEEVGRQ, encoded by the coding sequence TTGCCCGCTTCTTCCCCCAAGTCATCCCTGTCCCTCGATGCACCGCTCTCGGATGTGCCGGGATTGTCGACTGCCATTTCCAAGGCTCTGGGCAAGGAAGGATTCGCTACGGTGGGCCAGCTCGTGTTGCACATGCCCTCGCGCCATGAGGACCGGCGGCGCATGGAGTTCAAGGGATTCTCTCCCAGCGAAGTGCCCGTGTGTCATCAGGTCAAGGTGCTCAGCACGCGGGTCATGCGTTTCGGCGGACGGCGTGGCGGGAACTTCGAAGCTGTGGTGGAGGCCGCGCAGGACAATCCCATGCACCAGCAACTCACCTTGCGCTGGTTTGGCATGCCCTTCCTGCAGAAGGCCATCGCCGTGGGCATGGAGATGATGGTGTACGGCAAGATTAAGCAGATCAAAGATCGTCTCGTGATGGGCCATCCCGAGTATGAGGTCGTGAAGGGCGACGAAGAAGGCGAGGCGGAAATCCACACCGGGCGCATCGTGCCCATCTATCCTCTCAGGGGAGCGCTGAAGCAGAAGATGCTGCGCGCCGCCATCTGGCACGTGCTGGAGAATTTTGATGAGCGGGGCATGGCCGACCTGCTGCCGCCTCCCAAAGCAGGTGGCGAGTTCGATGGGCTCGGCCGTGCGCAAGCGCTGCGGACCCTGCACAAGCCCTCCGAGATGCAGGTGCTGGAGCAGGCGCGCCGGTACCTCGCGCTGGAGGAGTTTTACATTCTGCAACTGCGTGTCGTGCGGCGTCGCTTGCGCTTCAAGCACACCGGTGGTCATGCATTGAAACCGGAGGGGAAGTTGCTGGAGCGATTCCTCGCATCGCTCCCCTTTGCCTTCACGGGTGCGCAGGATCGCTCGTTGCGTGAGATTGCCGCAGACATGGCCATGCCTCAGCCGATGAATCGCCTCCTGCACGGCGATGTGGGCAGCGGTAAGACCGTGGTCGCGCTCGCTGCGATGCTCATCGCCGTGGAGTCCGGCAGGCAGGGTGCTCTCATGGCGCCCACACAAATCCTCGCCGAGCAACATTATCAAAACGCGCTTCGCCTCCTGGAGCCGCTGGGCATGCGCGTAAGCCTCCGCACCGGCGACAAGAAGGCGGATGGAGGTGCGTTGGAGCTGTTTGAGTTCAAGACGGGCTCCGGTTCCACGAGCGGCTCTACCCAGCCGCACATCTTCATCGGCACCCACGCCCTGCTCTATGGCAAGAATGAATCCGCCCTCTCGAAGCTCGGCCTCGTGGTGATCGATGAGCAGCACAAGTTCGGCGTCGCCCAGCGTGCCCGCCTCATTGCTCGTGGAGAAGCGCCCGATGTGCTGGTGATGACCGCCACGCCCATTCCGCGCACCCTCACGCTCACCATGTACGGCGACCTCGATGTCTCCACCATCGACGAGCGCCCCAAGGAACGTGGCAAGATCATCACCGCTGTGCGCGAAGTCACGAAGGTGGATGAGGTGACCAAGTTCGTCCGCACGCAGATCGAAGAGGGCAGGCAGTGTTATATTGTCTATCCCCTCATCGAGGAGTCAGAGAAGCTCGACGCCGGCGCCGCGGTGAAGGGACATGCCGAATGGAGTGAACGCCTCTCTCCGCATGCCGTGGGATTGTTACACGGTCGCATGGACAGCGACGCGAAAGAGGTAGTCATGCGCCGATTCCGCTCGGGCGAACTGAAGGCGCTCGTGAGCACCACGGTGATCGAAGTGGGCGTGGACGTACCGAATGCCACCGTCATGCTCATTCACGATGCCGCACGCTTTGGCCTCGCGCAGATCCACCAATTGCGAGGCCGCATCGGTCGTGGCTCCCACACTTCGTGGTGCGTATTGTTCATCGCGAAAGGTGACAAGGAAGCGAAGGAACGCCTGCACCTGCTCGAAGAGACCCACGACGGCTTCCGCATTGCCGAAGAAGATCTAAAACGCCGCGGCCCCGGCAACGTCCTCGGCATCGCCCAGAGTGGTCAGGCCCCGTTGCTCTTTGGCGAAATGCTGGCAGACACCCGGCTCATCACGCTGGCTCGCCGACTCGCCGAGCGCACTCTCGATCAGGATCCCGAGCTTGAGAAGCCGGAACACCTGCGTCTTCGTCCGCTGCTTGGAAATGTGGAGGAGGATGAAGAGGTGGGGAGGCAGTGA
- a CDS encoding ROK family protein, whose protein sequence is MLGLKVQDNADFGAEIIRKVRDYESLSRVELARVLGVAASTIGRHVDSLVAGGYFTETVEPTKEAGRPPTKLRPNPARGCFLGLDFYADMAFATAVDFAQRPIARRKISLKGNQGADSVMQQITDVLVDLQKETQLPLLSVGLAVPGRVDTRNGVAIRYVHVPGWENVPIAEQVGKTMKVPVFIENNIRTMALAERWFGEGQGCQELICLGVRYGVAAGVIRGGQLATGHQELGGEIRGWNCPVFDAKAEKWEWRPGATVEKAGSAGAAAARYAELKGSDTADLDAFLEAVEKEDEVALLVLREIAAVHGWVVSQMTQLIDPEIVVLAGPLTRLGSAYLEPVQSFALQFESDYHPGISIRISELGEFAGAVGAAALALEKWRPEDLG, encoded by the coding sequence ATGTTGGGACTCAAAGTGCAGGACAACGCCGACTTCGGCGCCGAAATCATCCGGAAGGTGAGAGACTACGAAAGCCTCTCCCGGGTGGAGCTCGCGCGCGTCCTCGGAGTCGCGGCGTCCACCATTGGCCGGCATGTGGATTCACTGGTGGCCGGCGGTTACTTTACCGAAACCGTGGAGCCCACGAAGGAGGCGGGTCGTCCGCCCACGAAGCTTCGCCCCAATCCCGCGCGCGGTTGCTTCCTGGGTCTGGACTTCTATGCGGACATGGCCTTTGCCACCGCCGTCGACTTTGCGCAGCGTCCGATTGCGCGCCGGAAGATTTCGCTCAAGGGCAACCAGGGTGCGGATTCTGTGATGCAACAGATCACGGACGTTCTCGTGGACCTGCAGAAGGAGACTCAGCTTCCGCTGCTCTCCGTGGGCCTCGCCGTGCCGGGCCGGGTGGATACACGCAATGGCGTGGCCATTCGCTACGTCCACGTGCCGGGCTGGGAGAATGTGCCCATCGCCGAGCAGGTGGGGAAGACGATGAAAGTGCCCGTCTTCATTGAGAACAACATTCGCACCATGGCGCTGGCTGAGCGTTGGTTCGGTGAAGGCCAGGGCTGCCAGGAACTCATCTGCCTGGGCGTACGCTACGGCGTGGCCGCAGGCGTGATCCGAGGTGGGCAGCTCGCTACGGGCCATCAGGAACTTGGTGGAGAAATCCGCGGGTGGAACTGTCCCGTGTTCGACGCGAAGGCGGAGAAGTGGGAATGGCGCCCTGGTGCCACGGTGGAAAAGGCCGGCTCTGCCGGTGCCGCCGCCGCTCGCTATGCTGAGTTGAAAGGTTCGGACACGGCAGATCTCGACGCCTTCCTTGAGGCCGTGGAGAAGGAAGACGAAGTCGCCCTGCTCGTGCTGCGTGAGATCGCTGCCGTTCACGGCTGGGTCGTCTCCCAGATGACGCAGTTGATCGATCCTGAAATCGTCGTGCTCGCCGGTCCGCTCACCCGCTTGGGCAGTGCCTACCTTGAGCCGGTGCAGAGTTTCGCTCTCCAGTTCGAGAGCGACTACCACCCCGGCATCTCCATCCGCATTTCCGAACTCGGTGAGTTCGCCGGCGCCGTGGGCGCTGCCGCACTCGCACTGGAGAAGTGGCGGCCGGAGGATCTGGGGTGA
- a CDS encoding Gfo/Idh/MocA family oxidoreductase translates to MSKKLFFGLAGFGAWGRMHAQSIANCPDAELRAIVAPSEVTRAEARSLYPNATIHTDVSSMLAAGHLDIVDIVTPSHTHLQACRAALEAGCHVLLEKPMALSVKDCRALVDLSSSKNRLLAIGHELRLSSQWGEVKRRIEQGIIGTPRYVLVELSRKPYRLGASGWRYDGARVGSWVLEEPIHFFDLARWYLSGEGEPATIMAAGNSIDPARPHLHDNFSAIMKYESGAYAVVSQTLAAFEHHQTVKVAGTKGAIWASWSGAMDRTLDPSFSLRVFDGKEIEEVKMTQKSGEVFELREEIAMCVRCIREGTAPVATGNDGLWSTALCLAAEESIETGKTVNLREFLHA, encoded by the coding sequence ATGAGCAAGAAACTTTTTTTCGGATTAGCAGGATTTGGGGCTTGGGGCAGGATGCATGCCCAGTCCATCGCAAACTGTCCGGATGCCGAATTGAGGGCCATCGTTGCCCCATCAGAAGTCACTCGCGCTGAAGCGCGTAGCCTTTACCCCAACGCCACGATCCATACCGATGTCAGCTCCATGCTGGCTGCCGGTCACCTCGACATCGTGGACATCGTTACCCCCAGCCACACCCATTTGCAAGCGTGCCGCGCCGCCCTAGAAGCAGGGTGCCACGTGCTTCTGGAAAAGCCCATGGCCTTGAGTGTGAAGGACTGCCGCGCGCTGGTCGACCTGTCATCGAGCAAAAACAGGCTGCTGGCCATCGGCCACGAACTGCGACTCTCCTCCCAATGGGGTGAAGTGAAACGACGCATCGAGCAGGGTATCATCGGGACGCCGCGCTATGTCCTTGTGGAACTGTCGCGAAAACCCTACCGGCTCGGCGCAAGTGGCTGGCGCTATGACGGTGCGCGCGTCGGCAGCTGGGTGCTGGAGGAGCCGATTCACTTTTTCGACCTCGCCCGGTGGTACTTGAGCGGGGAGGGAGAACCCGCCACCATTATGGCCGCTGGAAACTCCATCGACCCAGCGCGCCCGCACCTGCATGACAATTTCAGCGCCATCATGAAGTACGAAAGCGGCGCCTATGCTGTGGTCTCGCAGACACTCGCGGCCTTCGAGCACCATCAGACCGTGAAGGTCGCCGGGACCAAGGGAGCGATCTGGGCCTCATGGAGCGGCGCGATGGATCGCACGCTCGATCCCAGTTTTTCCCTCCGGGTGTTCGATGGAAAAGAAATCGAGGAGGTGAAGATGACACAGAAGTCCGGCGAGGTCTTCGAGCTGCGCGAGGAGATCGCCATGTGCGTGCGTTGCATCCGCGAAGGCACGGCTCCTGTCGCAACGGGAAATGACGGCCTGTGGAGCACCGCCTTGTGCCTGGCGGCGGAGGAATCCATCGAGACTGGCAAGACGGTGAACCTTCGCGAGTTTCTTCACGCATGA
- a CDS encoding histone deacetylase, which yields MANDTSALPTGLLLDNVYRDHDTGPGHPEQPDRYKVVTEALTGAGLVQKTQPLTQQPCEDDHILLCHTKAYLDIAKRDVASGRDELSTGDTVICPRSLDVAQRAVGGVVHAVDLVMSGKLKNAFCAVRPPGHHARPAQGMGFCLFNNIAIGARHAQKKHGAAKVLIVDWDVHHGNGTQDIFYEDGSVFFFSSHQAPWYPFTGWAEETGTGKGKGCIMNAPFPAGSGMKEIGAAIEGPLAEAAAKFKPDLVMISAGFDSRIDDPLGRFTITDEQFASLTKTLRKFAEEHCNGRIVSVLEGGYNLDGLGKAVAAHVGALV from the coding sequence ATGGCCAACGATACCTCTGCGCTGCCCACGGGATTGCTGCTGGATAACGTCTATCGCGATCACGATACCGGCCCCGGCCATCCCGAGCAACCGGACCGGTACAAGGTCGTCACCGAGGCCCTCACCGGGGCAGGACTCGTGCAGAAGACCCAGCCGCTGACGCAGCAGCCTTGTGAAGATGATCACATCCTGCTCTGCCACACGAAGGCGTATCTGGACATCGCCAAGCGGGATGTGGCGAGTGGTCGTGACGAACTCAGCACCGGAGACACCGTCATCTGCCCGCGTTCCCTGGATGTCGCGCAGCGGGCGGTAGGCGGCGTGGTCCATGCCGTGGACCTCGTCATGAGCGGAAAGCTGAAGAACGCCTTCTGCGCGGTGCGTCCACCCGGTCACCACGCCAGGCCTGCGCAGGGCATGGGCTTCTGCCTGTTCAACAACATCGCCATCGGCGCACGGCATGCGCAGAAGAAACATGGTGCGGCCAAGGTGCTCATCGTCGATTGGGACGTGCATCACGGCAATGGCACGCAGGACATCTTTTATGAAGACGGCAGTGTCTTCTTCTTCAGCTCGCACCAGGCGCCGTGGTATCCCTTCACGGGCTGGGCAGAAGAGACCGGCACTGGCAAAGGAAAGGGCTGCATCATGAATGCCCCCTTCCCCGCCGGCTCTGGCATGAAGGAAATTGGTGCTGCTATCGAAGGCCCGCTCGCGGAAGCCGCAGCAAAGTTCAAACCGGATTTGGTAATGATCTCGGCAGGCTTTGATTCGCGCATCGACGATCCCCTGGGTCGCTTCACGATCACGGACGAGCAGTTTGCTTCGCTCACGAAGACGCTGCGCAAGTTTGCCGAGGAACACTGCAATGGCCGCATCGTGTCCGTGCTGGAAGGCGGATACAACCTGGACGGACTCGGCAAGGCGGTGGCAGCGCACGTGGGCGCACTGGTATAA
- the bioA gene encoding adenosylmethionine--8-amino-7-oxononanoate transaminase, whose translation MPPDFVSLDKAHVWHPFTPMQDWCAPDHEPIMLVDGEGCWLTDQHGNRYLDGNSSIWTNIHGHRHPRIHAAIKGQLDHVAHTSFLGFANPPAAQLAAELTALIPSGRLNKVFYTDNGSTAIESAVRMALQYWQQNGAPQRTRIISFDAAYHGDTLGAASLGGIPLFKGSGNQFGYAVQRIGSAEQLEKLDDLGNVAAVIIEPLIQGAAGMRLWPKDMLKQIETWCRAHDIFLILDEVMTGFGRTGKMFACEHEDVVPDFLCLAKGLTGGYLPLAATLTTQRVFDGFLGDVSEGRTFFYGHSYAGSQLGCAAALASLEVFREERLIEQLPAKVASFTSVLDTLRDHPQVIDIRQCGLIAGIEIGKSKEPREEYPATDRMGVKVCIAARKHALLTRPVVNTLVLMPPLCATESEMRQMAGALRAGVDEVCGKG comes from the coding sequence ATGCCTCCTGATTTCGTCTCCCTCGATAAAGCGCACGTCTGGCATCCCTTCACGCCGATGCAGGACTGGTGCGCGCCAGACCACGAGCCCATCATGCTCGTGGATGGCGAAGGCTGCTGGCTCACCGATCAACACGGCAACCGTTATCTGGACGGCAACTCCTCCATCTGGACGAATATCCATGGCCACCGGCATCCCCGCATCCATGCGGCGATCAAGGGGCAGCTCGACCATGTGGCGCACACGTCCTTCTTGGGATTCGCCAACCCACCCGCCGCGCAACTCGCCGCCGAACTGACGGCACTCATCCCCAGTGGCAGGCTCAACAAGGTCTTCTACACCGACAACGGCTCCACCGCGATCGAATCGGCGGTGCGCATGGCACTCCAGTACTGGCAGCAGAATGGCGCACCGCAGCGCACACGCATTATCTCTTTCGATGCAGCCTATCATGGTGATACCCTCGGCGCGGCGAGCTTGGGCGGGATTCCGCTTTTCAAAGGAAGTGGAAATCAATTCGGATATGCCGTGCAACGCATCGGGTCGGCGGAGCAACTCGAGAAACTGGATGACCTTGGGAATGTCGCCGCAGTCATCATTGAGCCCCTCATTCAAGGTGCAGCCGGCATGCGTTTGTGGCCGAAGGACATGCTGAAGCAGATCGAGACGTGGTGCCGCGCGCATGATATCTTCCTGATTCTCGATGAAGTGATGACCGGGTTTGGCCGCACGGGGAAGATGTTTGCGTGCGAGCATGAAGACGTCGTGCCGGACTTCTTGTGTCTCGCGAAGGGGCTCACGGGAGGTTATCTTCCCCTTGCCGCCACGCTTACTACGCAGCGTGTGTTTGATGGATTCCTCGGCGATGTGAGCGAGGGCCGCACGTTCTTCTATGGCCACAGTTATGCAGGCAGCCAGCTAGGTTGTGCCGCGGCACTGGCGAGTCTGGAAGTGTTTCGCGAGGAGCGGTTGATTGAGCAGTTGCCTGCGAAGGTCGCATCATTCACCTCCGTGCTCGACACGCTTCGCGATCATCCACAAGTGATCGACATCCGGCAATGCGGACTCATTGCTGGCATTGAAATCGGCAAGAGCAAGGAACCGCGAGAAGAATATCCTGCGACAGATCGCATGGGGGTTAAGGTATGTATCGCCGCCCGGAAGCATGCGCTGCTGACGAGGCCGGTGGTGAATACACTCGTGCTGATGCCGCCGCTGTGTGCCACGGAGAGTGAGATGCGGCAGATGGCCGGGGCCTTACGTGCTGGTGTCGATGAAGTGTGCGGCAAAGGTTAG
- a CDS encoding MFS transporter, whose translation MNDRKVRTEGPWYQGVTRYQWLVLTIASAGWIFDAFEGQIYNITRGDMLPDLLKVPANSPEVKAWGERFLGIFLVGGTLGGWLFSSLADKWGRKPVMALTILFYSIFTGLTAMATDLWHVGVLRFLVAMGVGGEWAVGAALVAEVFPAKARARAGGIFHSSSVIGGLLAAATGLAVGEHWRMAYLIGVVPALLVLWVRISVKEPESWVQARETKADKLGSFSDLLGDARWRSRAIFGALLAMVGLATFWGVVVAGQNLAEELLKSQGVDAKEAASRGKFAYGFIQTGGAAVGMLCFGPLSVRFGRRATFAMMHICALVMTVIICWVPSAVGSYGLLLCLLPLFGFFGLGIHAGYAVYFPELFPTHLRATGSGFCFNTGRILAAPVLIWLSAWLKQELDLRTAITLLAGFFLLGLVFLCFLPETKDKELPD comes from the coding sequence ATGAATGATCGGAAGGTCCGCACGGAAGGTCCCTGGTATCAAGGCGTGACCCGGTACCAGTGGCTGGTGCTCACCATCGCCTCCGCAGGTTGGATCTTCGATGCGTTTGAAGGGCAGATCTACAACATCACGAGGGGCGACATGCTGCCGGATCTGCTTAAGGTCCCCGCGAACTCGCCCGAGGTGAAGGCGTGGGGCGAGCGATTCCTCGGCATCTTCCTCGTCGGCGGCACTCTTGGCGGCTGGCTCTTCAGCTCGCTGGCAGACAAGTGGGGGCGCAAGCCGGTGATGGCGCTCACCATTCTCTTCTATTCCATCTTCACGGGACTCACCGCGATGGCCACGGACTTGTGGCATGTGGGAGTGCTTCGTTTCCTCGTGGCCATGGGAGTTGGGGGTGAGTGGGCCGTGGGAGCGGCGCTGGTCGCGGAAGTTTTTCCTGCGAAGGCGCGAGCGCGTGCGGGTGGCATCTTCCATTCATCGAGCGTCATCGGAGGCTTGCTTGCGGCAGCCACGGGTCTGGCGGTGGGAGAGCATTGGCGGATGGCCTACCTCATCGGCGTGGTCCCGGCGCTGCTGGTCCTCTGGGTGCGGATCAGCGTGAAGGAACCCGAGTCCTGGGTGCAGGCACGGGAGACGAAAGCGGACAAACTCGGCAGTTTCTCCGATCTCCTCGGGGACGCCCGTTGGCGGTCACGGGCCATCTTCGGCGCCTTGCTCGCCATGGTGGGGCTGGCGACCTTCTGGGGCGTGGTGGTGGCAGGGCAAAATCTGGCAGAGGAACTGCTGAAGAGCCAGGGTGTGGACGCCAAGGAAGCCGCCAGCCGGGGAAAGTTTGCCTACGGGTTCATCCAGACCGGCGGGGCTGCCGTGGGCATGTTGTGCTTCGGCCCGTTGAGTGTCCGGTTCGGTCGTCGTGCAACTTTCGCAATGATGCACATCTGTGCGCTGGTCATGACCGTAATTATTTGCTGGGTGCCCTCCGCCGTGGGGAGCTATGGGTTGCTGCTTTGTCTGCTGCCCCTCTTCGGCTTCTTCGGCTTGGGCATCCACGCGGGATACGCCGTGTACTTCCCTGAATTGTTCCCCACGCACCTCCGCGCCACCGGCTCGGGGTTCTGCTTTAACACGGGCCGGATTCTCGCCGCGCCCGTGCTTATCTGGCTCTCCGCGTGGCTGAAACAAGAATTGGATCTCCGGACGGCAATCACGCTGCTGGCGGGATTTTTCTTGCTGGGGCTTGTGTTCCTGTGTTTTCTACCGGAGACGAAGGATAAGGAACTACCTGATTAA